Proteins found in one Takifugu rubripes chromosome 17, fTakRub1.2, whole genome shotgun sequence genomic segment:
- the aanat1 gene encoding serotonin N-acetyltransferase, with the protein MSVVSAAPFLRPPCLRSPGPQGRRHTLPASEFRSLSPEDAISVFEIEREAFISVSGECPLHLDEVRHFLTLCPELSLGWFEEGRLVAFIIGSLWDRERLTLDALTLHKPHGTTVHVHVLAVHRTFRQQGKGSILMWRYLQYLRCLPCVRRAVLMCEEFLVPFYQKSGFKAQGPSEITVGPLTFIEMFYPVRGHAFMRRNSGC; encoded by the exons ATGTCGGTGGTGAGCGCAGCCCCGTTCCTCAGGCCGCCCTGCCTGCGCTCCCCGGGGCCCCAGGGCCGCAGACACACGCTCCCAGCCAGCGAGTTCCGCTCCCTCAGCCCCGAAGATGCCATCAGCGTGTTCGAGATCGAGAGAGAAG CCTTCATCTCCGTGTCCGGGGAATGTCCTCTCCACCTGGACGAGGTGCGGCACTTCCTCACCCTGTGCCCGGAGCTCTCCCTGGGCTGGTTCGAAGAGGGCCGGCTGGTGGCCTTCATCATCGGTTCCCTGTGGGACAGAGAGCGGCTGACCCTG GACGCCCTCACCCTCCACAAACCTCACGGGACCACGGTGCACGTCCACGTGCTGGCCGTCCACAGGACCTTCCGCCAGCAGGGCAAAGGCTCCATCCTGATGTGGCGCTACCTGCAGTACCTCCGCTGCCTGCCGTGCGTGCGCCGAGCCGTCCTCATGTGCGAAGAGTTCCTGGTTCCCTTTTACCAGAAGTCTGGTTTCAAGGCGCAGGGCCCCAGTGAGATCACAGTGGGGCCCCTGACCTTCATCGAGATGTTCTACCCGGTCCGAGGCCACGCCTTCATGCGGCGCAACAGTGGCTGTTGA
- the ube2o gene encoding (E3-independent) E2 ubiquitin-conjugating enzyme UBE2O, translating to MAEPVNADAVAATPGPSPAASPGSEPPSSALSPTADGSQRLFFSHDLVSGRYRGSVRFGLVRMIHGEEDFNSDSDLDDGGGRGGGGGGGGGGGRVQCGSDTESAADTPSRPLVRGFVRVQWYPEGGKQDIRETKLKLEDRSIVIRDIVRRNHSSDNQCGIVTNIDIECAVKLVGTNCVLYPVNSKDLQHIWSFMYGDYIAYEFWLGKVYDLTNHIILKLSNGARCSMSVEDGAKLYDVCPHVSDSGLFFDEAYGFYPGQVLIGPAKVFSNVQWLSGVKPVLSRKCKFRVVVEEVKVVELKVTWITKSYSPKGSDSVCPPPSSITQENLCRVRRLGYYDHTQRQLGERALYVFPAKGDATRITCEGPEGVPVLPEDPVARKLKRMFKKDLVKKAETLEMQGEHRSEHLEPSHANNGPVASIQNCPESQSVNECSAEPGDQDADDEAAEDTDDTSSLTSSASSTASSQSGGLAANRKKSIPLSIRNLKRKHKKKRTKFSREFKPGDRVAVEVVSTKTTADVMWKDGRLERSIRSNSLIPVQHLDTHEFCPGDFVVDKRPQALPDPGVYGVIQSGDHKARTCVVKWMKLNSSSDDVEVLGTEEDVSVYDIADHPDFHFRTSDIVIRIWNSENGENDCENETSVGQVSRVDVSSKVEVVWADNSMTIVLPQHLYSVESEMEETDYDSVEETSSVLSTEEWEDESDSWETDNGLATEDDCHANGADATDAATSNPSPAPSAVFIIPPQEGTKAGVTSPPRGGSGEAWEVSAASPSGGGTVNGAEKASKDNSSRGFRELKEALKILESLKNMTVEQLWTGGSPTSPTSAEPASTTQAPPAGAAAGAEKPTKEKRFLDDIKKLQENLRKTLDNVAIVEEEKMEAVVGAGGSAQVPEAERAGEEKPPQEPQTPVSGPEWPSDTLSDTPVLCQQTGGKPGVTFTSAKGEVFSVLEWAPDTHSFKKMEFQPAEAKKFFSTVRKEMALLATSLPDGIMVKTFEDRMDLFSALIKGPTRTPYEDGLFLFDIQLPNIYPAAPPLFRYLSQCSGRLNPNLYDNGKVCVSLLGTWIGKGTERWTSKSSLLQVLISIQGLILVNEPYYNEAGFDSDRGLQEGYENSRCYNEMALIKMVQSMTQLLQNPVEVFKQEIQEHFAVSGWRLLHRLEAWLELNEAAEKGQAAHASARAPQPKASPLESADHPGGALAHSSPSKPRDEVSGPGVPSIIEEELEDSGLSPSTTAAQQQELSHSSDCDSSQSNASLGGEARSGGAAPDSVARCAASEAVSAVAGGVTGATGSQPAVRPKKRRKSYRSFLPEGSGYPDIGFPLFPVSKGFVKSVGSVLQQYRAALAAAGVAERTE from the exons ATGGCGGAGCCCGTGAACGCCGATGCGGTGGCCGCGACCCCGGGCCCGTCTCCTGCGGCCAGCCCGGGCTCCGAGCCGCCGTCCTCGGCTCTGTCTCCAACCGCCGACGGCTCGCAGCGCCTGTTCTTCTCCCACGACCTGGTCTCCGGCCGGTACCGGGGCTCGGTCCGGTTTGGCCTCGTACGAATGATCCATGGAGAAGAAGACTTTAACTCGGACTCGGATCTCGAcgatggaggagggagaggaggcggcggcggagggggaggaggaggaggacgggtcCAGTGTGGTTCCGACACTGAAAGCGCCGCGGACACTCCGAGTCGGCCTCTGGTTCGGGGGTTTGTGCGCGTCCAGTGGTACCCCgaaggaggaaaacaggacatcagggagACAAAG CTGAAACTTGAAGACCGCTCCATCGTGATCCGGGACATCGTGCGGCGGAACCACTCCAGC GACAACCAGTGTGGGATTGTGACCAACATCGACATCGAGTGTGCGGTGAAACTGGTCGGAACCAACTGTGTGTTGTATCCAGTCAACAGCAAAGACCTGCAGCACATCTGG TCCTTTATGTACGGGGACTACATCGCCTATGAATTCTGGCTGGGGAAGGTGTATGACCTGACCAACCACATCATCCTCAAGCTCTCCAACGGCGCCAG gTGTTCTATGAGTGTGGAGGATGGGGCCAAGCTCTACGACGTCTGTCCCCATGTCAGTGACTCG GGCCTGTTCTTTGATGAAGCATATGGTTTCTACCCAGGCCAGGTCCTCATCGGCCCTGCAAAGGTCTTCTCTAATGTACAGTGGCTGTCGGGGGTCAAACCCGTCCTCAGCAGGAAGTGCAAGTTCAGAGTGGTCGTGGAGGAG GTGAAAGTGGTGGAGCTAAAAGTGACTTGGATCACCAAGAGCTACTCTCCTAAAGGTTCTGACAGTGTTTGTCCACCCCCCTCCAGCATCACGCAGGAGAACCTCTGCAG GGTGAGGCGTTTAGGGTACTACGACCACACTCAGAGGCAGCTTGGAGAGAGGGCGCTGTATGTGTTTCCAGCTAAAGGGGACGCAACACGCATCACCTGTGAAGGACCCGAAGGCGTCCCTGTCCTGCCCGAAGACCCCGTGGCCAGAAAG CTGAAAAGGATGTTCAAGAAGGACTTAGTCAAGAAGGCGGAGACTCTGGAAATGCAAG GTGAGCACAGATCGGAGCACTTGGAACCCTCTCATGCCAACAACGGTCCCGTGGCTTCCATCCAGAACTGCCCAGAGTCCCAGAGTGTTAACGAATGCTCGGCTGAACCTGGGGACCAGGACGCTGAtgatgaggctgcagaggacACGGACGATACCAG ctctctgaCATCATCAGCCAGCTCCACGGCCTCTTCCCAGAGTGGAGGCCTGGCCGCCAACCGCAAGAAGAGCATCCCGCTCTCCATCCGCAACCTGAAGAGGAAGCACAAGAAGAAACGGACAAAGTTCTCCCGAGAGTTCAAACCTGGGGACCG TGTTGCCGTGGAGGTGGTGTCCACGAAGACCACGGCTGACGTGATGTGGAAGGACGGGCGCCTGGAGAGGAGCATCCGTTCAAACAGCCTCATCCCGGTCCAACACCTCGACACTCACGAGTTTTGTCCTGGAGACTTTGTGGTGGACAAACGAC CTCAGGCCCTCCCGGACCCAGGCGTGTACGGTGTGATCCAGTCTGGAGACCATAAGGCCAGAACGTGTGTCGTCAAGTGGATGAAACTCAACTCGTCCAGCGACGACGTGGAG GTTCTGGGCACGGAGGAGGACGTCAGCGTCTACGACATCGCTGATCACCCAGATTTCCACTTCCGCACCAGTGACATTGTGATCCGAATATGGAACTCTGAGAATGGAGAGAATGACTGTGAAAATGAg ACCTCCGTTGGTCAGGTGTCCAGGGTGGATGTGAGCAGTAAGGTGGAGGTGGTGTGGGCGGACAACTCCATGACGATCGTCTTGCCCCAG CACCTCTACAGTGTGGAGTCGGAGATGGAGGAGACCGACTACGACTCTGTGGAGGAGACCAGCAGCGTCCTGTCCACCGAGGAGTGGGAAGACGAGAGCGACAGCTGGGAGACCGACAACGGCCTCGCCACTGAAGACGACTGCCACGCCAACGGCGCCGATGCCACGGACGCAGCCACCTCCAAccccagccccgccccctccgctgTGTTTATCATCCCTCCCCAAGAGGGCACCAAAGCTGGGGTCACCAGTCCAcccagaggaggttctggagaaGCCTGGGAGGTGTCTGCTGCCAGTCCTTCTGGAGGAG GAACGGTAAACGGAGCCGAGAAGGCCAGTAAAGATAATTCCTCTCGGGGCTTCCGGGAGTTAAAAGAGGCGTTGAAGATCCTGGAGAGCCTGAAAAACATGACTGTTGAGCAGCTCTGGACCGGCGGCTCTCCAACGTCCCCCACCTCTGCCGAACCTGCTTCCACCACTcaggcgccacctgctggtgcagctgcaggtgctgaGAAACCCACAAAGGAGAAACGCTTCTTAGATGATATCAAGAAActgcaggagaacctgaggaagACGCTGGACAACGTGGCTAtcgtggaggaggagaagatggaggctgtGGTCGGGGCTGGGGGCAGTGCACAAGTGCCAGAA GCCGAGCGAGCTGGCGAGGAGAAGCCCCCACAGGAGCCACAGACACCAGTGAGTGGACCAGAGTGGCCCAGCGACACTCTGAGTGACACGCCTGTACTGTGCCAGCAGACTGGAGGGAAGCCCGGAGTCACCTTCACCAGCGCCAAGGGCGAGGTCTTCTCTGTGCTGGAGTGGGCGCCAG ACACACACTCCTTCAAGAAGATGGAATTCCAGCCTGCAGAGGCCAAGAAGTTTTTCAGCACAGTGAGGAAGGAGATGGCTTTGCTGGCTACGTCCCTCCCAGATGGCATCATGGTGAAGACCTTTGAGGATCGGATG GACCTGTTCTCCGCGCTGATCAAAGGCCCGACACGTACTCCCTACGAGGACGgactcttcctgtttgacatcCAGCTGCCCAACATCTATCCGGCCGCGCCCCCTCTGTTCCGTTACCTGTCCCAGTGCAGCGGGCGCCTCAACCCCAACTTGTATGATAATGGGAAGGTCTGCGTCAGCCTGCTGGGCACCTGGATCGGCAAG GGCACCGAGAGGTGGACCAGTAAATCCAGTCTGCTGCAAGTCCTGATCTCCATACAAG GGCTGATTCTGGTCAACGAACCCTACTATAACGAGGCGGGCTTCGACAGCGACCGGGGGCTGCAGGAAGGTTATGAGAACAGCCGCTGCTACAACGAGATGGCGCTGATCAAGATGGTTCAGTCCATGACGCAGCTCCTGCAGAATCCCGTGGAGGTCTTCAAACAGGAGATTCAGGAGCACTTTGCTGTGAGCGGCTGGAGGCTCCTCCACCGGCTGGAGGCCTGGCTGGAGCTGAACGAGGCTGCAGAGAAGGGCCAGGCAGCGCACGCCTCCGCCAGGGCGCCGCAGCCCAAGGCCTCACCGCTGGAGTCTGCCGATCATCCCGGGGGGGCCCTGGCCCACAGCAGCCCCAGTAAGCCCAGGGACGAGGTGTCCGGCCCTGGAGTTCCCAGCATCAttgaagaggagctggaggattCTGGGTTGAGCCCGTCCACCACGgcagctcagcagcaggagctgagccACAGCTCCGACTGTGACAGCAGCCAGAGCAACGCCTCGCTGGGGGGCGAGGCCCGGAGTGGGGGCGCGGCCCCAGACTCTGTAGCCCGATGCGCCGCCTCCGAGGCAGTTTCAGCTGTGGCCGGTGGGGTGACGGGCGCCACGGGGAGCCAGCCCGCGGTGCGACCAAAGAAACGGAGAAAGAGCTACCGGAGCTTCCTGCCAGAGGGCAGCGGCTACCCCGACATCGGCTTCCCACTGTTCCCGGTGTCCAAGGGGTTTGTGAAGAGCGTTGGAAGCGTTCTGCAGCAGTACCGAGCCGCGCTGGCCGCTGCTGGCGTCGCTGAGCGTACAGAGTAA